The Paenibacillus sp. RUD330 genome has a segment encoding these proteins:
- a CDS encoding DUF4352 domain-containing protein, with protein MEKDDIRTDAQKALDDEKSGKSGAILLGVVFFLVLVFVISQLINTSTSNGDNVKSISSAAGKLGFEISSVQTKQELNGGLFDKKETNEQFLVLKLSISNRDIRARDLSPTLFTLQDEDGRKYEFVSMASDKYLKSETVNPGITRTGLLAFEIPKGVKGLKLKAKSGILLAGGESAFIDLAPLLSDK; from the coding sequence ATGGAAAAGGACGACATTAGAACAGATGCACAGAAAGCTCTTGACGATGAAAAGAGCGGAAAATCTGGAGCCATTTTGCTAGGAGTAGTGTTTTTCCTGGTACTCGTCTTTGTTATAAGTCAACTAATCAACACATCGACATCGAACGGAGATAACGTTAAATCAATTTCATCAGCTGCAGGGAAACTCGGATTTGAGATTAGTTCTGTGCAGACCAAACAGGAGCTTAACGGTGGCTTATTTGACAAGAAGGAAACAAATGAGCAATTTCTTGTTCTGAAATTATCGATATCAAACCGTGATATCCGAGCTCGTGACTTAAGTCCGACTTTGTTTACGCTGCAAGATGAAGACGGTAGGAAATATGAATTTGTCAGCATGGCTAGTGATAAATATCTCAAATCTGAAACAGTTAATCCTGGAATCACCAGAACCGGATTACTTGCCTTCGAAATTCCTAAAGGCGTCAAAGGTTTAAAGCTAAAAGCCAAGAGCGGCATTTTACTTGCTGGAGGGGAAAGTGCTTTTATTGACTTGGCCCCTCTTTTATCCGACAAATGA
- a CDS encoding N-acetylmuramoyl-L-alanine amidase, protein MDSNKYQIERRYINKRPNVRPGIRLVTGSPAFLVAHDTGNPGASAENHFSYFNTQTDRSASAQVFIDDKRILEILPAGTGPDPAEQAFHVIRNVTTDNELFGYDANHAALGIELCYGGTINFAAAYARLVWYFAMCCTKWNKTPSTHIVSHKQLDPARKSDIDQALATGGKTLGDLIRDVTTEMTIQVRPVPAAAKLPADVCDHVIISYIQPARHAALQQGLREEAGHFERLAANVRAASAGSGLPKSNAQEIIYNWLSPAWHKAKADGRDPGRYNQMANALRTCAGIPLE, encoded by the coding sequence ATGGACAGTAATAAATATCAGATCGAGCGGCGTTACATCAATAAGCGCCCCAACGTCAGGCCAGGCATCCGGCTAGTCACCGGAAGCCCGGCCTTTTTAGTTGCCCACGATACCGGGAACCCCGGAGCTTCCGCCGAAAACCATTTTTCCTATTTCAATACGCAGACGGACCGATCGGCGTCGGCACAGGTCTTCATCGACGACAAACGCATCCTTGAAATCCTCCCCGCCGGCACCGGTCCGGATCCGGCGGAGCAGGCTTTTCACGTCATCCGCAATGTAACCACGGACAACGAGCTGTTTGGCTACGATGCTAACCATGCCGCCCTGGGGATTGAACTATGCTACGGCGGTACGATTAATTTCGCCGCTGCCTACGCTCGCCTTGTCTGGTATTTCGCGATGTGCTGTACTAAATGGAATAAGACGCCATCGACTCACATCGTCAGCCATAAGCAGCTGGACCCGGCCCGAAAGTCGGACATCGACCAGGCACTTGCGACTGGCGGCAAGACACTCGGCGACCTGATCCGAGACGTGACGACCGAGATGACGATACAGGTCCGGCCGGTGCCGGCGGCGGCCAAACTACCGGCAGACGTCTGCGACCACGTCATCATCTCCTATATCCAGCCAGCGCGGCACGCGGCGCTACAGCAGGGGCTGCGCGAGGAGGCTGGACACTTCGAGCGTCTGGCGGCCAACGTTCGCGCCGCGTCGGCCGGATCCGGACTGCCCAAGAGCAATGCGCAGGAAATCATCTACAACTGGCTCTCCCCTGCATGGCACAAGGCCAAGGCTGACGGACGAGACCCCGGTCGGTACAATCAAATGGCAAATGCCCTTAGGACGTGCGCCGGAATCCCCCTTGAATAA